The Deinococcus sp. Leaf326 genome has a segment encoding these proteins:
- the glmU gene encoding bifunctional UDP-N-acetylglucosamine diphosphorylase/glucosamine-1-phosphate N-acetyltransferase GlmU translates to MTQTDRPLDVLILAAGQGTRMKSGLPKVLHPVAGRPMVAWAVKAAQDLGARRVVVVTGHGAEAVEAALQAPGVAFARQEKQRGTGDAFLSGAAALEGTEQESAEILVLYGDTPMLRVETLRDLLADHHARGSAITVLTGELPDATGYGRIVRGAGGDVEGIVEQKDANEAQRRIGEFNSGVYVFDAQAPRLARQIGNDNASGEYYLTDLLGLYRAAGAPVRAFKLADAGEVEGANDRVGLAALETAMGRRIVERHMRAGVTVQRPDTVVIEDTVELGQDVTLEPGVILRGQTRVAPGVTVGAYSVLTDSVLEVGVTVKAHSVLEGAQVGRGSDVGPFARLRPGTVLGEGVHIGNFVETKNAVLAQGVKAGHLAYLGDVEIGDETNVGAGTIIANFDGVNKHRTRVGAGVFIGSNSTLIAPRVVGDAAFIAAGSAVHADVPEGAMAVARGKQRTLEGWSRRYWGGLREGVERKLPWLAGWLNRGG, encoded by the coding sequence ATGACACAGACCGACCGTCCACTGGACGTACTGATTCTCGCCGCTGGACAGGGCACCCGCATGAAGTCGGGCCTGCCCAAAGTGCTGCACCCTGTCGCCGGTCGCCCGATGGTCGCCTGGGCAGTGAAGGCGGCCCAGGACCTCGGCGCGCGGCGCGTGGTCGTCGTGACCGGCCACGGGGCCGAGGCCGTCGAGGCCGCCCTCCAGGCGCCCGGCGTGGCCTTCGCGCGGCAGGAAAAACAGCGCGGCACCGGCGACGCCTTCCTGAGTGGGGCAGCGGCGCTGGAGGGCACCGAGCAGGAGAGCGCCGAGATTCTGGTGCTATACGGCGACACCCCCATGCTGCGCGTCGAGACCCTGCGTGACCTGCTGGCCGACCACCACGCGCGCGGCAGCGCCATAACGGTCCTGACCGGCGAACTGCCCGACGCCACGGGATACGGCCGCATCGTGCGCGGCGCGGGCGGCGACGTGGAGGGCATCGTCGAGCAGAAGGACGCAAACGAGGCGCAGCGGCGGATCGGGGAGTTCAACAGCGGGGTGTACGTGTTCGATGCCCAGGCGCCTCGGCTGGCGCGCCAGATCGGCAACGACAACGCCTCGGGCGAGTATTACCTTACCGACCTGCTGGGGCTGTACCGTGCGGCGGGGGCTCCGGTGCGCGCCTTCAAGCTGGCCGACGCGGGCGAGGTCGAGGGCGCCAACGACCGCGTCGGCCTCGCCGCTCTGGAAACGGCGATGGGCCGGCGCATCGTCGAGCGCCACATGCGCGCGGGCGTGACCGTGCAGCGGCCCGACACGGTGGTCATCGAAGACACGGTGGAACTCGGGCAGGACGTGACCCTGGAACCCGGCGTGATCCTGCGCGGCCAGACCCGTGTGGCACCGGGCGTGACGGTCGGGGCCTACAGCGTCCTGACCGACTCCGTGCTGGAGGTGGGCGTGACGGTCAAGGCCCACAGCGTGCTGGAGGGCGCGCAGGTCGGGCGCGGGAGCGACGTGGGGCCCTTCGCGCGGCTGCGTCCCGGCACGGTGCTGGGTGAGGGCGTACACATCGGCAACTTCGTGGAGACGAAAAACGCCGTGCTGGCCCAGGGCGTTAAGGCCGGGCACCTCGCCTACCTGGGAGACGTGGAGATCGGCGACGAGACGAACGTGGGCGCGGGGACCATCATCGCCAATTTCGACGGCGTGAACAAGCACCGCACGCGAGTCGGGGCGGGCGTGTTCATCGGCAGCAACTCGACCCTGATCGCCCCGCGGGTGGTGGGCGACGCGGCCTTCATCGCGGCCGGCAGCGCCGTGCACGCCGACGTGCCCGAGGGTGCGATGGCCGTCGCGCGCGGCAAGCAGCGCACCCTGGAAGGCTGGTCGCGCCGCTACTGGGGCGGCCTGCGCGAAGGCGTCGAGCGCAAGCTGCCCTGGCTGGCCGGGTGGCTGAACAGAGGAGGCTAG